A genome region from Scleropages formosus chromosome 6, fSclFor1.1, whole genome shotgun sequence includes the following:
- the rexo4 gene encoding RNA exonuclease 4 produces the protein MSVSTLETKRTHSAVTAKMPQQPSSPQVEKSKKAKKNKKKKRHLKNAKKKVSATPHNNDNVLPPKDSQQFSANWKTLQEALKLVASANNKNPAGDTADTEAGLGSAKQKVKVGGSGGRGAEGSVKRKTAAKAANGGPAARAPGRVPPPARSAQGHWPAQGTSLPPGKKSRPGGDSDCKPTEEDIWFDDVDPDDIEATVGAEAADIVRKRQGIKKPDAEATERALVRSGAFDGLTKAVAMDCEMVGVGPDGQDSIVARVSLVNQFGKCVYDKYVKPTERVTDYRTKVSGIRPKDIEHGENVEIVQKEVAEILKGRILVGHAIHNDLKILFLDHPKKKIRDTQKYKPFKTIVKSGRPSLKLLCEKILNIKVQQGEHSSVQDAQATMRLYTLVKKEWEKSIKEGHKNGDPEMLERKTRLPRNKSSG, from the exons ATGTCGGTGTCTACACTGGAGACGAAAAGGACCCATTCCGCTGTCACAGCGAAGATGCCACAGCAGCCTTCTTCACCTCAAGTCGAGAAAAGTAAAAAGGcgaagaagaataaaaagaaaaaaaggcatttgaaGAATGCCAAGAAAAAGGTTTCGGCGACACCACACAACAACGACAACGTTCTTCCACCGAAGGATTCCCAGCAATTCTCGGCAAATTGGAAAACGCTTCAAGAG GCTTTGAAACTGGTGGCGAGCGCCAACAACAAGAACCCCGCCGGGGATACCGCGGACACGGAGGCCGGTCTCGGCTCGGCCAAGCAGAAAGTCAAAGTCGGTGGAAGCGGTGGGAGAGGCGCCGAGGGGAGCGTGAAGCGGAAGACGGCGGCGAAGGCGGCGAACGGCGGTCCGGCTGCCCGGGCCCCCGGCCGCGTCCCGCCTCCTGCACGGAGCGCCCAGGGCCACTGGCCGGCACAAGGGACGAGTTTGCCGCCCGGCAAGAAGAGCCGGCCGGGCGGAGACAGTGACTGCAAACCAACCGA AGAGGATATCTGGTTTGATGATGTCGACCCAGATGACATCGAAGCCACGGTGGGTGCGGAGGCTGCTGATATAGTTCGCAAACGGCAGGGAATAAAAAAGCCAGATGCCGAGGCTACAGAAAGGGCACTTGTTCGGAGCGGTGCCTTTGATGG GCTGACTAAAGCAGTGGCCATGGACTGTGAGATGGTTGGAGTTGGACCCGATGGGCAGGACAGCATAGTAGCTCGGGTTTCTCTGGTGAACCAGTTTGGGAAATGTGTCTATGACAAGTACGTGAAGCCTACGGAAAGAGTGACCGACTACAGGACCAAGGTTAGCGGTATTCGTCCAAAGGACATTGAACATG GTGAAAATGTGGAGATTGTTCAGAAAGAGGTTGCTGAAATTTTAAAGGGAAGAATTCTTGTGGGCCATGCTATTCATAATGACCTCAAG ATTCTGTTTCTGGATCATCCAAAGAAGAAGATCCGTGACACCCAGAAGTACAAGCCATTCAAGACAATTGTGAAG AGTGGTCGTCCCTCCCTTAAACTTCTCTGCGAAAAGATTCTCAACATCAAAGTCCAACAAGGCGAACACTCTTCC GTCCAAGATGCCCAGGCAACAATGCGTCTGTATACACTGGTAAAGAAGGAGTGGGAGAAGTCAATTAAAGAAGGCCACAAAAATGGAGATCCAGAAATGCTTGAGAGGAAAACCAGGCTTCCAAGGAATAAATCCAGTGGTTAA